From Chryseobacterium joostei, the proteins below share one genomic window:
- a CDS encoding TrmH family RNA methyltransferase, which translates to MLTAHTIKVLQSLDKKKFRQKYNLFLVEGNKIICELFNSNFKVKEILSTDPQKLDRTDIPVTHISENELKKISFLKTPKDSVAVCYLAEEETWEDKNIQLVLDGIQDPGNLGTIIRLADWFGIEQIICSEDTVDFYNPKVIQATMGSFTRVNMVYTDLVEYLSKTENVNIGTDMDGENLYTFDKPEKINLILGNEGNGMRPETEKLLQKCITIPRFGKAQSTESLNVSMAAGIILGQLFSK; encoded by the coding sequence ATGCTTACAGCTCATACAATAAAAGTTTTACAATCTTTAGATAAAAAGAAGTTCAGACAAAAATACAATTTGTTTTTGGTTGAAGGTAATAAAATCATTTGTGAACTTTTTAATTCTAACTTTAAAGTTAAAGAAATATTATCAACCGATCCACAAAAATTGGACCGTACCGATATCCCTGTGACTCATATCTCTGAAAATGAGTTAAAAAAAATTAGTTTTCTTAAAACCCCAAAAGACTCTGTTGCCGTGTGTTATTTGGCAGAGGAAGAAACTTGGGAGGATAAGAATATACAACTTGTTTTGGATGGTATCCAAGATCCGGGGAATTTAGGAACCATTATCCGATTGGCAGACTGGTTTGGAATAGAACAGATTATTTGCAGTGAAGATACTGTGGATTTTTATAATCCAAAGGTGATTCAGGCTACCATGGGATCATTCACAAGGGTAAATATGGTTTATACAGACCTTGTGGAGTATCTTTCTAAAACGGAAAATGTGAATATCGGAACGGATATGGATGGCGAAAACCTCTATACTTTTGATAAGCCTGAAAAAATTAATCTGATCTTAGGAAACGAAGGAAACGGAATGAGGCCCGAAACGGAAAAGCTTTTACAAAAATGCATCACTATTCCAAGGTTTGGAAAAGCCCAGTCTACAGAAAGCCTGAATGTATCAATGGCGGCCGGGATTATTTTAGGACAGTTATTTTCAAAATAG
- a CDS encoding iron ABC transporter permease, whose amino-acid sequence MSKRFKILCLLLVIAIIVSAVINLNTGFLSLSLQDFFQDSAQSQIAEIRINRVLVMILAGISIPTSGFLMQEYFQNPLAGPDILGITSVASLSVAFYIFFSHNILLPEFLQNSFLSLSAVGGGLGLMLVLLSMSNKFQDKSYLIIFGFLVSAFAGAIVSLLQFYAENQSLKNYILWSFGANNMVTRNQIYVLSILVLIGLFFCFKSVKPLIGNSLGTSYAQSLGVNLKQLKLLIIVASSLLSASITAFLGPILFIGIIVPHFCRLIYNPSKLWQQWILNMFLGMLIMLFFSVIAEKTQIPLNVISSVFGIPVILVMLLRQNKV is encoded by the coding sequence ATGTCAAAAAGATTTAAAATCCTGTGTTTATTATTAGTCATTGCAATTATTGTAAGTGCAGTCATTAATCTGAATACAGGATTTTTGAGTTTAAGCTTACAGGATTTCTTTCAGGATTCTGCTCAAAGCCAGATTGCTGAAATCCGTATAAATCGTGTTTTGGTGATGATTCTGGCAGGAATTTCAATCCCCACTTCAGGATTTCTAATGCAGGAATATTTCCAAAACCCACTGGCTGGACCTGATATTTTGGGGATTACGTCTGTAGCCAGTTTATCGGTAGCATTCTACATATTTTTCTCACACAATATTCTTCTTCCTGAATTTTTACAGAACAGTTTCCTTAGTTTATCTGCTGTTGGTGGAGGCCTCGGCCTAATGCTGGTGCTCTTATCAATGTCAAACAAATTTCAGGACAAGTCATATCTTATTATTTTCGGGTTTCTGGTATCTGCCTTTGCGGGGGCAATAGTGTCTCTGCTACAGTTCTATGCTGAAAACCAAAGCCTGAAGAATTACATTTTATGGTCATTTGGAGCCAATAATATGGTCACCAGAAATCAGATCTATGTTTTATCAATCTTAGTATTAATAGGATTATTTTTCTGCTTTAAATCCGTAAAACCCTTAATTGGAAATTCCCTGGGAACATCTTATGCACAGAGTCTAGGAGTGAATTTAAAACAATTAAAACTACTGATTATAGTAGCTTCTTCCCTACTTTCAGCTTCTATTACAGCATTTTTGGGACCTATCTTATTTATAGGGATTATTGTTCCTCATTTCTGCAGATTGATCTACAATCCCTCAAAATTATGGCAACAGTGGATCCTTAACATGTTTCTGGGAATGCTAATCATGCTGTTCTTCTCTGTGATTGCAGAAAAAACACAGATCCCATTGAATGTGATAAGTTCTGTATTTGGAATTCCCGTAATTCTTGTGATGCTTTTGAGGCAGAATAAAGTATAA
- a CDS encoding ferredoxin--NADP reductase, which translates to MEQQIYKGKLIQFHPLKIAKKVELTKNTFSLELDIPENLKENFKFEAGQFISVKFQSRGKEIINDYSMTSAPYEGKICLGIKVNSTEGDTFQLFKNYNTGDELLISEPAGRFTLVSKPSEFRTIVAFAAGIGITPILSHFKNILHNEPRTRLFLFFGNKSSDDLIYRDQLDNLARTCGDRLQIFYFFSQEKTADQFFYGRLDEKKLNLIINQILHLDDTDEESTIWDAVDEVLICGKGEMIKTLANACYHHGIPKRNIHFELFEEYNDDIYPVEKEFPIIENIEVEFTMLGKKYTAQLPDNKDRILQQLLLQKFPVPYSCKSGICGSCECSLEEGDVELLENEYLTEKEENQGHILACMSIVKSKKIKLNFDLS; encoded by the coding sequence ATGGAACAACAAATCTATAAAGGGAAACTTATACAGTTTCATCCGTTAAAAATAGCGAAAAAGGTAGAGCTGACCAAAAATACTTTTTCTCTGGAGTTAGATATTCCGGAGAATTTGAAAGAAAACTTTAAGTTTGAAGCCGGGCAGTTTATAAGTGTTAAATTTCAATCCCGTGGTAAAGAGATTATTAATGATTATTCAATGACTTCTGCTCCTTACGAGGGAAAAATATGTCTGGGAATAAAGGTAAATTCTACTGAGGGAGACACTTTCCAATTGTTTAAGAACTACAATACAGGAGATGAACTTCTGATAAGTGAACCTGCCGGAAGATTTACTTTGGTATCTAAACCCAGTGAATTCAGAACAATTGTTGCGTTTGCTGCCGGCATTGGAATTACTCCTATTTTAAGCCATTTTAAAAATATTCTTCATAATGAACCCAGAACAAGATTGTTTTTGTTTTTTGGAAATAAAAGTTCGGATGATCTGATTTATCGAGATCAATTGGATAATCTTGCCAGAACCTGTGGTGACAGACTCCAGATTTTCTACTTTTTTTCACAGGAAAAAACTGCAGATCAGTTTTTCTATGGTAGATTGGATGAAAAGAAGTTAAATTTAATTATCAATCAAATTCTTCATTTGGATGATACGGATGAGGAGTCTACCATTTGGGATGCTGTGGATGAAGTTCTTATCTGTGGAAAGGGAGAAATGATTAAAACATTGGCAAATGCTTGTTACCACCATGGAATTCCGAAAAGGAACATTCATTTTGAACTTTTTGAGGAGTATAATGATGATATTTATCCTGTAGAAAAAGAATTTCCAATTATTGAGAATATAGAGGTGGAATTTACCATGCTTGGAAAAAAATATACAGCTCAACTTCCTGATAATAAGGATAGAATTCTTCAACAGCTCTTGCTTCAAAAATTTCCAGTCCCTTATTCCTGCAAGTCCGGAATCTGCGGAAGCTGCGAATGTTCTTTAGAGGAGGGAGATGTGGAACTGTTAGAAAATGAGTATCTTACAGAAAAAGAAGAAAATCAAGGCCACATACTGGCTTGCATGTCTATTGTGAAAAGTAAAAAAATAAAGCTTAACTTTGATCTTAGTTGA
- the tamL gene encoding translocation and assembly module lipoprotein TamL, whose amino-acid sequence MSCKHYKNSPQKYYKIISFATFVGLLYACSTTKKVPDGEYLLTKNKFEFEDKKEFFDEELKDYVQQKPNKKQVLFMPLGLMFYNMANPKYDTILNEYMTYPGEMRNQKLRDSLFIKYNMKNSVGKNLFFDRLLHSWGSPPSILDQTRSEKSAESIKKRLTYRGFWDAEVKYRHDLDSASKKAEVNYFVKHNEPTRIKDYYYNIPDLGIKGYYTHNLNRSFIRSGQILDQTTLEREVTRITDLMREFGYYKFNASNDEVYFVADSLKSKKQVPLTLEIHKDSLDTPYKVATFGNIDVAIVDEPGDYPKNTVKDSLRRIRFHKMNNNYKTSSLWRAIIADSKQVFDQKKLDVTKRNLMSMNNFSIVKARDSLRQGGMSSPNDSIVDVLYVLKPLPKYELKVGTDVNYSQVLNLGVSPSVDLTTRNVFRGAENLFTSISGTFGSIRSTKDIDKRTTAYEISAQASLNFPRLLLPFNYYKFMPKRYTPTSSILLGASIQNNIGLGRVNFNTGLNYQANVNEQVYHKLTLFNTQISLTKNKDAYYDYFPNDEKIRADIFENYSTFNADTHQQYQDYLDGKLSIEDVSKKIIQNEPYRNSLDQKGTDLLTAFRGTLVNKDRQTQDVLISSMIYNFVYNEIGKKEYPNAFYFNGKVELAGNLLSIFNKKDDGGGLVTSPQRTIFGIPYAQFVKFDIDVRKYFKFNGNQTLVLRQFVGVGIPYGNSEDMPIIKSYFNGGSNDIRAWVAFGGLGPADSQVDERVRTYMTDNVKLTTNIEYRIPFNKMYEGALFTDIGNTWSLRNYNDGYGDEFKFNKFLGQVGVGSGFGLRINVAYITFRLDFAYKMYDPNKAEGDRWRIKNFQPFKPTVNFAFGYPF is encoded by the coding sequence ATGAGCTGTAAGCATTATAAGAATTCTCCTCAAAAATATTATAAAATTATCTCATTTGCAACATTTGTTGGTCTCCTTTATGCTTGTAGTACGACAAAAAAAGTTCCGGACGGTGAATATCTCCTTACTAAGAACAAGTTTGAGTTCGAAGATAAGAAAGAATTCTTCGATGAGGAACTGAAAGATTACGTTCAGCAAAAGCCCAATAAAAAGCAAGTTCTTTTTATGCCACTTGGCCTAATGTTTTACAATATGGCCAATCCCAAATACGACACAATCCTTAATGAATACATGACCTACCCTGGTGAAATGAGAAATCAAAAACTAAGGGATTCATTATTCATTAAGTATAACATGAAAAATAGTGTCGGAAAAAACCTTTTCTTTGACCGTCTGTTACATAGTTGGGGATCCCCTCCTTCCATACTGGATCAAACCAGAAGTGAAAAAAGTGCAGAGTCCATCAAAAAAAGATTAACGTACCGAGGATTTTGGGATGCCGAGGTAAAATACAGACATGATCTGGATTCTGCATCTAAAAAAGCAGAAGTAAATTATTTTGTTAAGCATAACGAACCTACCCGCATCAAGGATTATTATTACAATATTCCGGATCTGGGAATTAAAGGATATTATACCCACAACCTCAATAGAAGCTTCATAAGATCTGGCCAGATTCTTGATCAGACAACCCTTGAAAGAGAGGTAACAAGAATTACTGACCTGATGAGGGAATTTGGATATTATAAATTTAATGCATCCAATGACGAGGTTTATTTTGTGGCAGACTCTTTGAAAAGTAAAAAGCAGGTTCCTCTTACCCTGGAAATTCATAAAGATTCTCTGGATACCCCTTATAAGGTTGCTACTTTTGGAAACATAGATGTTGCCATTGTAGATGAACCCGGTGATTATCCTAAAAACACGGTTAAGGATAGCTTAAGAAGGATAAGATTCCATAAGATGAACAATAATTACAAAACATCATCTTTATGGAGAGCAATTATTGCTGACAGCAAACAGGTTTTTGACCAAAAGAAACTGGATGTCACCAAAAGGAATCTTATGTCTATGAACAATTTTAGCATTGTAAAGGCAAGAGACTCCTTAAGACAAGGTGGAATGTCTTCTCCTAATGACAGCATTGTGGATGTTTTATATGTATTGAAACCGCTTCCAAAGTATGAACTTAAAGTGGGTACGGATGTTAATTACTCTCAGGTATTAAATCTTGGGGTATCACCGTCTGTAGATCTTACTACCCGAAACGTATTCAGGGGGGCAGAAAACCTTTTCACCAGTATTTCCGGAACATTCGGATCTATCAGGAGTACAAAAGACATTGATAAAAGAACTACAGCCTACGAAATATCTGCTCAGGCATCCCTTAATTTCCCAAGGTTGTTACTTCCTTTTAATTATTATAAATTTATGCCTAAAAGGTATACGCCTACATCCTCCATTTTGTTGGGAGCTTCCATTCAAAATAATATAGGCTTGGGTAGAGTTAACTTTAATACCGGATTAAATTATCAGGCAAATGTTAATGAACAGGTATATCATAAACTTACTTTATTTAATACGCAGATCAGTTTAACAAAGAACAAGGATGCTTATTATGATTACTTTCCCAATGATGAAAAAATCAGAGCTGATATTTTTGAGAACTATTCTACCTTTAATGCCGATACCCACCAACAGTATCAGGATTATTTAGATGGAAAATTGAGTATTGAAGATGTTTCTAAGAAAATAATACAGAATGAACCTTACAGAAATTCACTTGACCAAAAAGGCACTGATCTTTTAACAGCATTCAGAGGGACCTTGGTGAATAAGGACAGACAGACTCAGGATGTTTTGATATCCTCCATGATCTATAACTTCGTTTATAATGAAATTGGAAAAAAAGAATATCCCAATGCATTTTATTTCAACGGAAAAGTTGAATTGGCGGGTAATTTATTAAGCATATTCAATAAAAAAGATGATGGTGGAGGACTTGTTACATCTCCTCAAAGAACCATCTTTGGAATTCCGTATGCACAATTTGTAAAGTTTGATATTGACGTCAGAAAATATTTTAAATTCAATGGTAATCAGACATTGGTTCTTCGTCAGTTTGTAGGAGTTGGAATCCCGTATGGAAACTCTGAAGACATGCCAATTATCAAGTCTTACTTTAACGGAGGATCCAATGACATCAGAGCTTGGGTAGCATTTGGAGGATTAGGTCCTGCAGATTCTCAGGTAGATGAAAGAGTACGTACCTATATGACGGACAACGTAAAACTTACTACCAATATTGAATACAGAATCCCCTTCAACAAAATGTATGAGGGAGCATTATTTACAGATATTGGGAATACGTGGAGTCTTCGTAATTATAATGACGGTTACGGCGATGAATTTAAATTTAATAAATTCCTAGGTCAGGTTGGTGTTGGTAGTGGATTTGGTTTAAGAATCAATGTAGCCTACATTACATTCAGATTAGACTTTGCTTATAAGATGTATGATCCTAATAAAGCTGAAGGCGACAGATGGAGAATTAAAAACTTCCAGCCTTTCAAGCCTACGGTTAACTTTGCCTTCGGATATCCTTTCTAA
- a CDS encoding TlpA family protein disulfide reductase produces the protein MKKIILSMLILTAVYSCKKESPKTDGTTTTDSLSVTQNTTAQGSTHVPKELSPENVGLHLAKNNDTLYVTNFFATWCGPCMKEIPSFKNKMQELKDKPVKFTFVNLDDKNDWDTAVKDFVVENNLGANVILLDGQKLDQNFFSKNFKQWNGGSIPFTFMRKGNQTDEYLGMMTEEVLNSKIDAFLK, from the coding sequence ATGAAGAAGATAATTTTGTCCATGTTAATCCTGACTGCAGTTTACAGTTGCAAAAAAGAAAGCCCGAAGACTGATGGTACTACCACTACAGATTCTCTTTCTGTAACTCAAAATACTACAGCACAAGGAAGTACGCATGTCCCCAAAGAACTTTCTCCTGAAAATGTAGGTCTACACTTAGCCAAAAATAATGATACTTTATATGTAACTAACTTTTTTGCAACATGGTGTGGCCCTTGTATGAAAGAAATACCGAGTTTCAAAAATAAAATGCAGGAATTAAAGGATAAACCTGTAAAATTCACTTTCGTAAACCTTGATGATAAAAATGATTGGGATACCGCAGTTAAAGATTTCGTTGTAGAAAATAATCTTGGTGCGAATGTTATTTTACTGGATGGTCAAAAGTTGGATCAAAATTTCTTCTCCAAGAATTTCAAGCAATGGAATGGAGGTTCAATTCCGTTTACTTTCATGAGAAAAGGAAATCAGACAGATGAATATCTGGGAATGATGACGGAAGAAGTATTGAATTCTAAAATTGATGCTTTTTTAAAGTAA
- a CDS encoding MarR family winged helix-turn-helix transcriptional regulator, with protein sequence MDNNKEKIENVDLILKQTWLAVSKMYTELAQEHDSTAVQALTLLKIDPKEGTRSTNLGPKMAIEPTSLTRIIKLLEDNGYIYKEKTTTDKREVIIKLTDKGLNSRNMSKEVVVNFNKKVMEKIAPERLETFKEVMTEIMKIANELLNNRK encoded by the coding sequence ATGGATAATAATAAGGAAAAAATAGAAAACGTAGATTTAATTTTGAAGCAGACCTGGTTGGCTGTTTCAAAAATGTACACAGAACTGGCTCAGGAACACGATTCCACAGCTGTGCAAGCCCTCACCCTTCTTAAAATTGATCCCAAGGAAGGAACACGAAGTACCAATCTTGGACCCAAGATGGCCATAGAGCCTACTTCCTTAACGAGAATCATCAAACTTCTTGAAGACAACGGATATATTTATAAGGAAAAGACCACCACTGATAAAAGAGAGGTGATCATCAAACTTACAGATAAAGGATTAAACTCCAGAAACATGTCAAAAGAAGTTGTCGTCAACTTTAATAAAAAGGTGATGGAAAAGATTGCTCCGGAGAGATTGGAAACCTTTAAGGAGGTCATGACGGAGATCATGAAAATAGCCAATGAACTTTTAAATAACAGAAAATAA
- a CDS encoding GxxExxY protein, which produces MTENELSKIVFETGLKIHKKLGAGLFEHVYEECMFYELTKSGFSIEKQKLLPIIYEELRIENAFRLDIILENKVILEIKTVDYIAPTHKAQLLTYLKMTGCKLGLLLNFQSDVFKNGVTRIVNGL; this is translated from the coding sequence ATGACAGAAAATGAATTATCAAAAATCGTTTTTGAAACAGGATTAAAAATTCATAAAAAGCTTGGAGCGGGCTTGTTTGAGCATGTTTATGAAGAATGTATGTTTTATGAATTAACAAAATCAGGATTTTCAATAGAAAAACAAAAACTGCTTCCTATCATTTATGAAGAATTAAGAATTGAAAATGCTTTTAGGCTTGATATAATTTTAGAAAATAAAGTCATTTTAGAAATAAAAACCGTCGACTACATAGCTCCAACTCATAAAGCACAACTTTTAACTTATTTAAAAATGACCGGCTGTAAGCTAGGGCTGTTACTTAACTTTCAATCTGATGTCTTCAAAAATGGAGTAACAAGGATTGTAAATGGTCTATAA
- a CDS encoding YtxH domain-containing protein: MSKNGKNTAGILAGLLAGAAAGVILGMLYAPEEGKETRKKIKNKANDLKDQAKDKYGEVSEKVKDQYGNISSTFKETASNVAHTMKDGYDKYKDQIVSKTADVVKDVEAELNDLKK; this comes from the coding sequence ATGTCTAAAAACGGAAAAAATACAGCAGGTATATTAGCGGGACTTCTTGCAGGTGCTGCAGCAGGTGTAATCTTAGGAATGTTATATGCTCCTGAAGAAGGAAAAGAAACGAGAAAAAAAATTAAGAATAAGGCTAATGATTTAAAAGATCAGGCTAAAGATAAATACGGAGAAGTTTCTGAAAAAGTGAAAGACCAATATGGTAATATCTCTTCTACTTTCAAGGAAACAGCAAGCAACGTAGCACATACCATGAAAGACGGGTATGATAAATACAAAGATCAGATTGTTTCTAAAACTGCAGATGTAGTAAAAGATGTAGAGGCAGAATTAAACGATCTTAAAAAATAA
- a CDS encoding phage holin family protein has translation MIETIKEYASKRIDLLKIEATEKSSLSAGLITYFVVLLVAFAFFIILFNFGIAFLIGKALDNYSYGFLIVAAFYAVVMAFVISFKNKIVNTVADQVIKFLNH, from the coding sequence ATGATAGAAACTATTAAAGAATACGCCTCGAAGAGAATAGATCTTCTGAAAATTGAAGCTACTGAAAAGTCTTCTCTTTCTGCCGGGCTCATTACCTACTTTGTAGTACTGCTTGTTGCTTTTGCTTTTTTTATTATCCTTTTCAACTTTGGAATTGCATTTCTTATCGGGAAAGCATTGGATAATTATTCTTACGGGTTCCTAATTGTTGCAGCATTTTACGCTGTTGTAATGGCCTTTGTTATTTCATTCAAAAATAAAATTGTCAATACTGTTGCAGACCAGGTTATTAAATTTTTAAATCATTAA
- a CDS encoding ABC transporter ATP-binding protein has protein sequence MHLQIKQANIGYNKTLISNANASLKLGDVCLLIGNNGVGKTTLIKSVLHQIPLLDGEILINGKNVKKISVKEIAENIAIVFSKSVIPQHYTVEDLISLGKYIYYPFYFELKKEDRDEVAHIIEELDLNQYRYTLLKNLSDGNLQKAFIGRAITQNSPIIILDEPTTHLDEKNKIIILKTLRRLAKEQNKLILFSSHDWRLAKEFADKIWYVKNTELHTGIVEDVLLQHDELTNASLFQIHENFIPPHISAPQVQKEMLYSLLQKNFQKDLSFLNFEFRDNFWVITNDSALHQYESFEEIINFVANIY, from the coding sequence ATGCACCTACAAATCAAACAAGCAAATATTGGTTACAATAAAACTTTAATTTCAAATGCTAATGCAAGTTTGAAGCTTGGAGATGTATGCTTATTGATTGGAAATAACGGTGTTGGGAAAACTACTTTAATTAAATCTGTTCTTCATCAAATCCCTTTATTAGATGGTGAGATTTTGATTAATGGAAAAAATGTAAAAAAAATTTCCGTAAAGGAAATTGCAGAAAATATAGCGATTGTCTTTTCAAAATCGGTTATCCCCCAGCATTATACGGTTGAAGACCTTATATCATTGGGAAAATATATCTACTACCCTTTTTATTTTGAACTGAAAAAAGAAGACCGTGATGAAGTTGCTCATATTATTGAGGAACTGGATTTGAATCAGTACAGATATACTTTGCTTAAAAATCTTTCAGATGGAAATCTTCAGAAAGCATTCATAGGAAGGGCTATCACTCAGAACTCTCCTATTATTATTTTGGATGAACCAACAACCCATCTGGATGAAAAAAATAAAATCATTATTCTTAAAACGTTGAGAAGATTAGCCAAGGAACAAAATAAACTGATATTGTTTTCTTCCCACGACTGGAGGCTGGCTAAGGAATTTGCAGACAAGATCTGGTATGTGAAAAATACCGAGCTGCATACAGGAATTGTTGAGGATGTTTTACTTCAGCATGATGAACTTACGAATGCTTCATTATTCCAAATACACGAAAATTTTATTCCACCGCACATCTCTGCACCCCAGGTTCAGAAAGAAATGCTGTATTCTTTGCTTCAAAAAAACTTTCAAAAGGACCTTTCTTTCCTAAATTTTGAGTTTAGGGACAACTTTTGGGTAATTACTAATGATTCCGCATTACACCAATATGAATCTTTTGAAGAAATCATCAATTTCGTTGCAAACATTTATTAA
- a CDS encoding SanA/YdcF family protein, which translates to MICFCNVWVFGLTNGRTYTKISKIPPREIALVLGTSPKMRSGVSNPYFTKRMDAASLLYHHGKIKKIIVSGEKSKGYNEPAAMKNYLIYQEGVPEDIIIEDPKGFNTYKSILRCKDVYKKKNVIIVSQGFHNLRALFFARNNDMNALGFDAQDVTKPESFYRNQAREILARVIAVVYFILGVSPD; encoded by the coding sequence ATGATATGCTTCTGTAATGTGTGGGTTTTTGGACTTACCAACGGACGTACCTATACTAAGATTTCTAAAATCCCCCCGAGAGAGATTGCTTTGGTGCTGGGAACTTCTCCAAAGATGAGATCCGGAGTTTCCAATCCTTATTTTACGAAAAGAATGGATGCAGCATCTCTTCTTTATCATCATGGGAAAATAAAAAAAATCATTGTAAGTGGCGAAAAAAGCAAAGGTTATAATGAACCTGCTGCCATGAAAAATTATTTGATCTACCAAGAAGGGGTTCCTGAAGATATTATTATTGAGGACCCGAAAGGATTCAATACCTATAAAAGTATTCTTCGTTGTAAGGATGTTTATAAAAAGAAAAATGTGATTATCGTTTCACAGGGATTCCATAACCTCCGAGCCTTATTTTTTGCAAGAAATAATGATATGAATGCATTGGGATTTGATGCGCAGGACGTCACAAAACCAGAAAGTTTCTACAGAAATCAGGCGAGAGAAATTCTCGCCCGTGTCATTGCTGTAGTTTATTTTATTCTTGGGGTTTCTCCGGATTAG
- a CDS encoding phosphoribosyl-ATP pyrophosphatase — translation MSRKYESIEELRRKKKLLQGEINDLENLLTFKNTKESLSAFTNGLSDQYLQEKVDEDGDEKVVLRKDVIAKQLTSEVKDLLISKNTAVGLANTAFKGNIADSLVKLGVTAIVGNYAKKNMKSSNWKNKLVGVALIYLAPIALKFVRKKLEEYQKNKSVSSMEQLI, via the coding sequence ATGAGCAGAAAATACGAAAGCATAGAAGAGCTAAGAAGAAAGAAAAAACTGCTTCAGGGGGAAATAAATGATTTGGAGAACCTTCTTACCTTTAAGAATACAAAGGAAAGCCTTAGTGCATTTACCAATGGATTGAGTGATCAGTATCTTCAGGAAAAAGTGGATGAAGATGGTGACGAAAAAGTCGTTTTAAGAAAGGATGTCATTGCTAAGCAACTTACCTCAGAAGTAAAGGATCTATTAATTAGTAAAAATACAGCTGTAGGACTTGCCAATACTGCATTCAAGGGGAATATTGCAGATAGCCTCGTTAAGCTGGGCGTTACAGCAATTGTAGGTAACTATGCCAAAAAGAACATGAAAAGCTCTAACTGGAAGAACAAACTTGTAGGCGTAGCTTTGATATACCTGGCTCCTATTGCCTTGAAATTTGTGAGAAAAAAACTGGAAGAATACCAGAAAAACAAAAGCGTTTCCAGTATGGAACAGCTTATATAG